In one window of Cytophagaceae bacterium ABcell3 DNA:
- a CDS encoding M48 family metallopeptidase: MNIKVSNTFKKKATQAIAAILIFTVTYIIMAGLAVALTLACAAAGIVIIAAKPNFLTVGVGAGLISLGFLILIFLIKFIFKKHKTDRTHLTEITREEEPRLFSFIEEIVRETNTTFPKKVYLSPEVNASVFYDSGFWSMFLPVKKNLQIGMGLVNTVSENELKAIIAHELGHFSQKSMKVGSYVYNVNQVIYNMLYENESFEKMIEKWANFIGYFAIFVYISVQIIKGIQWILKKLYDFINLSYMGLSREMEFHADEVAANVAGSEALKTALLRLDLADYSYSAVLSFYDQKVPSCIRSQNIFKEQTLVMNFQAKESNLKFNVGFPTVKPEDLSRYNKSKLSIKDQWASHPPVEERALALDKLNIQKKGSNSPANNLLTNPEKVQVLQTEKIFANVEYEKEPESYSTEDFFKAYHQEVLALSFDKTFNGYYDNKNPVYYEPSVCNEPFQEDSEKFFSPARTDMVYVSIALENDLAVIKQIASKKIKIKSFAYDGQKYKSQEAPKLIPKLTENLMKLQANIAENDKAIYCHFLNLARQAGSATTYTELFRSFKERDEDYLRKTELYNKITEATEFINFTTPFEVIQKNLKALALLEVELKNHISDILNNESYSPEVNEDARKAFEEYLSRNLTYFYETEYNELALHTLFSALGNFIFVANQVHFSKKQVLLNYMLSLKVPKNTHLC; the protein is encoded by the coding sequence ATGAATATAAAAGTATCTAATACCTTTAAGAAAAAGGCAACTCAGGCAATTGCAGCAATTTTGATTTTTACCGTCACCTATATTATTATGGCAGGACTTGCTGTTGCCCTGACACTAGCTTGTGCGGCGGCTGGAATAGTTATAATAGCAGCAAAACCCAATTTCCTTACCGTTGGCGTCGGTGCCGGACTAATAAGCCTGGGCTTTCTGATACTTATATTTCTAATAAAGTTCATTTTCAAAAAACACAAAACCGACCGCACGCATCTGACAGAAATTACACGGGAAGAGGAACCCCGCCTTTTTTCTTTTATAGAGGAAATAGTTCGCGAAACCAATACAACCTTCCCTAAAAAAGTATATCTATCACCTGAAGTAAATGCAAGTGTTTTCTACGACTCTGGTTTCTGGAGTATGTTTCTTCCCGTCAAAAAGAACCTGCAAATCGGGATGGGTCTTGTTAATACGGTATCTGAAAATGAGCTTAAAGCAATCATCGCCCATGAGTTGGGGCATTTTTCGCAGAAAAGCATGAAGGTAGGAAGCTATGTATATAATGTGAATCAGGTAATTTATAACATGCTCTATGAAAATGAATCGTTTGAAAAAATGATTGAGAAATGGGCCAACTTCATCGGATACTTTGCAATTTTTGTTTACATCTCGGTTCAAATCATTAAGGGTATTCAGTGGATACTGAAAAAACTATACGACTTCATTAACTTGAGTTATATGGGGCTATCGAGGGAAATGGAGTTTCATGCAGATGAAGTTGCAGCCAATGTTGCAGGTTCAGAAGCATTGAAAACAGCTTTACTAAGATTAGACCTTGCAGATTATTCTTACAGCGCTGTCTTATCCTTTTATGATCAAAAAGTACCTTCATGTATCAGAAGCCAAAATATCTTCAAAGAGCAAACACTGGTAATGAACTTCCAAGCAAAAGAAAGCAATCTAAAGTTCAATGTGGGCTTCCCCACTGTAAAACCTGAAGACCTAAGTAGGTACAACAAATCCAAGCTTTCAATAAAAGACCAGTGGGCTTCACACCCTCCTGTGGAGGAACGAGCTTTAGCGCTGGACAAGCTGAACATTCAGAAAAAAGGCAGCAACTCTCCTGCTAACAACCTTTTGACAAATCCTGAAAAAGTTCAGGTACTGCAAACCGAAAAAATATTCGCTAATGTAGAATATGAAAAAGAGCCTGAAAGTTATAGCACCGAGGACTTCTTTAAAGCGTACCATCAAGAGGTTCTAGCCTTAAGTTTCGACAAGACATTTAACGGGTATTATGACAATAAAAACCCTGTTTACTATGAGCCATCCGTCTGCAATGAACCATTCCAAGAAGATTCGGAAAAGTTTTTCAGTCCGGCCAGAACAGATATGGTATACGTCTCCATTGCCCTTGAGAATGACCTAGCTGTTATCAAACAAATTGCCTCCAAAAAAATCAAGATAAAGAGTTTTGCCTATGACGGACAAAAATACAAGTCCCAGGAAGCCCCAAAGCTAATCCCGAAACTCACAGAAAACCTGATGAAACTGCAAGCCAATATTGCCGAAAATGACAAAGCCATTTATTGCCATTTCCTTAATCTTGCCAGACAAGCAGGCTCAGCAACAACATATACAGAGCTGTTCAGATCATTTAAAGAAAGAGACGAAGATTATTTACGAAAAACAGAACTATATAATAAAATAACAGAAGCAACGGAATTCATTAACTTTACAACTCCTTTTGAGGTCATTCAGAAAAACCTCAAGGCACTGGCTTTGCTTGAGGTGGAATTAAAAAACCATATATCGGACATACTTAACAACGAATCATATTCACCAGAGGTAAATGAAGACGCCCGCAAAGCCTTTGAGGAATACTTGTCTCGAAACCTGACTTACTTTTATGAAACAGAATATAATGAACTGGCCCTCCACACCTTGTTTTCTGCGCTCGGCAATTTTATTTTTGTAGCAAACCAAGTCCACTTTTCTAAAAAACAGGTGCTGCTGAATTATATGCTATCACTGAAAGTACCAAAAAACACACATCTTTGTTAA
- a CDS encoding M23 family metallopeptidase, whose translation MERTFILETGGNRNDPDEIKPASTNNKMTKKKKAVITLLIIIIAGLAIPQHLHMPVAGATKADYHPQSFWYYPWGKSVTHKGVDIFAREGTEIFSATTGLVLFAGDVPMGGKVVFVIGPKWRLHYYAHLKEISTSPFTFVSHKALLGTVGTTGNARGKAPHLHYSIVTPIPYPWRIDSDRQGWKKAFYLNPIDYFQKPCCSHT comes from the coding sequence GTGGAACGAACATTTATTTTAGAAACCGGGGGAAACAGAAATGATCCGGACGAAATAAAACCTGCCAGCACTAATAACAAAATGACTAAAAAGAAAAAAGCTGTAATAACGCTGCTCATTATCATTATAGCAGGGCTGGCCATACCCCAGCACTTACATATGCCCGTAGCCGGTGCAACCAAAGCAGACTATCATCCACAATCATTCTGGTACTACCCATGGGGAAAGTCGGTAACGCACAAGGGGGTAGATATTTTTGCCAGAGAAGGCACTGAAATTTTTTCTGCCACCACTGGCTTAGTGCTCTTTGCCGGAGATGTGCCAATGGGCGGAAAAGTAGTGTTTGTCATTGGTCCTAAATGGCGACTGCACTATTATGCACACCTGAAAGAAATAAGCACTTCTCCGTTCACTTTTGTAAGCCATAAGGCATTGCTAGGAACTGTCGGCACTACGGGAAACGCTAGAGGGAAAGCTCCACATCTACACTATTCTATAGTTACACCTATTCCTTACCCATGGCGGATAGACAGTGACAGGCAAGGCTGGAAAAAGGCTTTCTACCTCAACCCCATAGATTACTTCCAAAAACCCTGCTGCAGCCATACTTAA
- a CDS encoding STAS-like domain-containing protein, translating to MKKINLYDIVKGTSTNADGHLLYLAIEKELRQGSDVRLSLSGCTPMSSSFLNSSFGELLTVFGHNVVRQKVKLVNFKPSDAQRIKEYILKVPQTV from the coding sequence ATGAAAAAGATAAACCTTTACGATATAGTCAAAGGCACATCTACTAACGCTGATGGCCATTTGCTTTATTTAGCTATAGAAAAAGAATTAAGGCAAGGAAGTGACGTCAGATTATCTTTAAGTGGATGCACACCTATGTCTTCATCTTTTCTTAACTCTTCCTTCGGAGAGCTGCTGACGGTATTCGGACATAATGTGGTAAGACAAAAGGTAAAACTGGTAAACTTCAAGCCTTCAGACGCACAAAGGATCAAAGAGTATATTCTGAAAGTGCCCCAAACTGTATAA